One Curtobacterium sp. BH-2-1-1 genomic region harbors:
- a CDS encoding carbohydrate ABC transporter permease, whose product MTATVTPTRTGRRPGRRGGSHWWIHVVLGVGGFVMAFPFLWQIIMSLSTNAQVQSVTPTFWPGELQWQNYAQVFERLPFLSQLGTSVMVTITRTLAQIVLCTLAGYAFARMRFRGRAILLAIVLSILLVPSQVYLISQYQIVQGLGWLDTLMGIVAPGLFSAFGTFLMRTAFLNLPPELEEAARMDGANPFQTFWRIMLPLARPSISVLAITTVLWSWNELLWPLVVSTRAEDMPLAAGLATLSSDRTIDYPVLMAASLMAMAPVLIMFVVLQRRVIDGLAASGLK is encoded by the coding sequence ATGACCGCCACCGTCACACCGACCAGGACCGGCCGCCGGCCGGGGCGCCGCGGCGGCAGCCACTGGTGGATCCACGTCGTCCTCGGCGTCGGCGGGTTCGTCATGGCGTTCCCGTTCCTCTGGCAGATCATCATGTCCCTGTCGACGAACGCGCAGGTGCAGTCCGTCACACCGACCTTCTGGCCGGGGGAGCTGCAGTGGCAGAACTACGCGCAGGTGTTCGAACGCCTGCCGTTCCTGAGCCAGCTCGGGACGTCGGTGATGGTCACGATCACCCGGACGCTCGCGCAGATCGTGCTCTGCACCCTCGCCGGCTACGCGTTCGCCCGCATGCGGTTCCGCGGCCGGGCGATCCTGCTCGCGATCGTCCTGTCGATCCTGCTCGTCCCGTCGCAGGTGTACCTGATCTCCCAGTACCAGATCGTGCAGGGGCTCGGATGGTTGGACACCCTGATGGGCATCGTCGCACCGGGGCTGTTCAGTGCCTTCGGGACGTTCCTGATGCGGACCGCGTTCCTCAACCTCCCCCCGGAGCTCGAGGAAGCCGCTCGGATGGACGGCGCGAACCCGTTCCAGACCTTCTGGCGCATCATGCTGCCGTTGGCCCGCCCGTCGATCAGCGTGCTGGCGATCACCACGGTCCTCTGGTCGTGGAACGAGCTGCTCTGGCCGCTCGTCGTGTCGACCCGTGCCGAGGACATGCCGCTCGCCGCAGGCCTCGCGACCCTCTCCAGCGACCGCACGATCGACTACCCCGTGCTCATGGCCGCGAGCCTCATGGCCATGGCACCGGTGCTGATCATGTTCGTCGTGCTGCAACGCCGCGTGATCGACGGCCTGGCCGCGTCCGGACTGAAGTGA